A genome region from Microcella alkaliphila includes the following:
- a CDS encoding DNA polymerase III subunit delta', giving the protein MTAWDDLTGQDAAIAALRSAAAEGSESMTHSWLVTGPPGSGRSNLAYAFAAELLGGATDPRVAAQVDARSHPDLAVLATDRVIISIDEVRHLVAQSQFSPSVAPYRVIVIEDADRMTERTSNVLLKALEEPPPRTVWILCAPNAADLIPTIRSRVRTVRLRVPTVAEVAALLERRDGIPADLASRAAREAQSHIGMAHRLATDQDARERRARSLDIALGVGSVSGAVLAAEQLVAVATDDAKALTIERDQVEREAALKSLGIEPGGTVPPALRSQLKALEEDQKRRATRSVRDGIDRVLVDLTSLYRDILTVQLGAGVDLVNEAIRDRIVEAARASTPERMLAALDAIALARRRIEGNMPPAMALEAMLISASGRVPALGSPA; this is encoded by the coding sequence ATGACCGCCTGGGACGACCTGACCGGCCAGGACGCCGCCATCGCCGCGCTGCGTAGCGCGGCCGCCGAGGGCTCCGAGTCGATGACACACTCGTGGTTGGTCACCGGCCCGCCGGGCTCTGGTCGGTCGAACCTTGCCTACGCGTTCGCCGCCGAGCTGCTCGGGGGCGCCACCGATCCGCGGGTCGCCGCGCAGGTCGACGCGCGCAGCCACCCCGACCTGGCCGTGCTCGCGACCGACCGCGTCATCATCTCGATCGACGAGGTGCGGCACCTCGTCGCCCAGAGTCAGTTCTCGCCGTCGGTGGCCCCATACCGCGTCATCGTGATCGAAGACGCCGACCGCATGACGGAGCGCACCTCGAACGTGCTGCTGAAGGCGCTCGAGGAGCCGCCGCCGCGCACCGTGTGGATCCTGTGCGCGCCCAACGCAGCCGACCTGATCCCGACCATTCGCTCGCGCGTGCGCACCGTCCGGCTGCGCGTGCCGACCGTCGCCGAAGTCGCCGCCCTGCTCGAACGTCGCGACGGCATCCCCGCCGACCTCGCCTCGCGGGCCGCCCGCGAGGCGCAAAGCCACATCGGCATGGCCCACCGGCTTGCCACCGATCAGGATGCTCGTGAGCGCCGGGCGCGCAGCCTCGACATCGCGCTCGGCGTCGGCTCCGTCTCCGGCGCCGTCCTCGCCGCCGAGCAGCTCGTGGCCGTCGCGACCGACGACGCCAAGGCGCTCACGATCGAGCGTGATCAGGTCGAGCGCGAGGCCGCACTGAAGTCGCTCGGCATCGAGCCGGGCGGAACGGTTCCCCCAGCCCTGCGGTCGCAGTTGAAGGCCCTCGAAGAAGACCAAAAGCGCCGGGCCACGCGCTCCGTGCGCGACGGCATCGACCGTGTGCTCGTTGACCTCACGTCGCTGTACCGCGACATTTTGACCGTGCAGCTCGGGGCCGGGGTCGACCTGGTGAACGAGGCGATCCGCGACCGCATTGTGGAGGCAGCACGAGCATCCACCCCCGAGCGGATGCTCGCGGCGCTCGACGCCATCGCCCTCGCCCGACGCCGCATCGAGGGCAACATGCCGCCCGCGATGGCACTCGAGGCCATGCTGATCTCGGCGAGCGGCAGGGTGCCGGCGCTAGGCTCGCCCGCGTGA